In the genome of Leptospira broomii serovar Hurstbridge str. 5399, the window TGAAATGGCGAATATAATTGCAGCTTATATCGAGGCCAAGCGAAAGGGGGAGGAATCCGCTAGGAGATTTCAAAAATTAATCGAATCCGATCATCCTTTGCTAAACGGAGGAATTCATTACCTCGACACAGGTCGACATGCCGTTTATGTAAACCAAGTCGCATATCGAAAATATCTCTCGAAAATGCATCAAGCAATGAACTGGCCGCAACTTAAACCGAGGCAATTTGATAAATTAAAAATAACGAATTCCAATTCTGCGGAAAAAGTCGTAGGAGCGAGCCTGTGAATACTGCCTTGGATCATCCTCTTAGAAGAATAGCGTTGATCACGGGCGGAGGAGGTGCGATTGCGGAGGCCATTGCAATCCGATTGGATAAGCTCGGGTTTACTCTGATTCTATCCGACATTAGCAAAGAGAAAATGTCCTCGATAGTAGGCAAATTGTCTCGTCCTCCGAAAACAGTCGTATGTGATCAAACAAACCCGTCCGACGTGGATGCATTGATTCAAATGATAGAGCAAAAATACCCGGACATTGAATTATTAATTAATAACGCAGGATTTACGAAAGAAGGTCCGTTTCTTAGACAGAATGTAAGCGAAATCGATCGTCACGCGAGGATTAATCTGCTCAGCCCGATCCGTTTAATTCACGGCCTAGTTCCTCTTATGTTAAAAAAAGGGCGCGGCGCAGTTGTTTCTATCGTTTCTATGGGCGGAATCGTTGCTCTTGAAGATTCCGCTTTATATTCCGCCGCCAAATTCGGCCTTAGGGGTTTTTTGACAGCCTTTCGCGAAGAATTGCGAGGCACGGGAATTAAGGTCTCCGGAATCTATCCAGCTGCAGTGGACACACCTATGCTAATGCATGAAGCGCTAAACGGTGGAACCGTATTGAACTGGGTAAATGCAGTGAAATCTCCGGACGATGTTGCACGTGCCGTATTGCGCGGAGCGAAAACCGGAATCCTGGAAATTTATGTACCCTACAGTGATGGTCTGGTATCCCGCTTGGCTGCCGTATTTCCTTGGTTAATAGGATGGCTGTCACCGATCCTAAAATGGATCGGTGAAAAAGGACGTCGTCGTTGGCTTCGCAAAAAAGGGGTTTACTCTATTAGCAAAAATTGATGCTTTCCGCTGTTTGGAATTCCAACATACGATATGGCTTCGAGGAGATGATATCCGGACCGCCGCAGCTTGCCTGTTTCGATTTTGACAATACGCTTATCCGTGGAGATCTCGGCGTGGCTACGATGCAATACATCCTGACGAACGGACTCCTACGGGCGGATTTAGACGAATTCTGGGAACAATTGCAGGATCCTTTTCTACCGGTTGAAACTATATCCGTTTGGCGAGATCTTTGGCGAGCATTCCGGAAGCATAAGGATACACAGAGTTACGGACGGTTGGTGGAGGAGATTTTAGGATTATATTTTACAGTTTCCGAGGAAGAAGGGCCGGAGGCTGCGTACCGTTGGACCAGAGTTATCTATTCCGGTATGTCTGAGGAAGAGCTTAAGAAAATTGCTAGATATGTATTCGTAGAGAACCAGAAGCAAAGTAGAAACGATTTTATTCTAACTGGCGGGCGTTCTATAGATATTCGACTCCGAATCCGTAAACCCTTATTGGAGCTGATTCGATTGTTGAAGGAAAGAAATTGGGAAGTGTGGATCATTACCGCTTCTCCCGAATGCTGTGTTCAAGTCGCCGCTCAAGAATTCGGATTGGAACCGAGTCGTGTGCGCGGCATGCGTTTAAAATCCAGGCAAGGAATCATGCTCCCTGAAATCGAAGAGCCATTGACATTTAATGACGGTAAAGTAAAAGCAATTCGCGAAATTACCTCTTCCGAAATCGGGTTTGCAGCCGGGGATGCGTTTACCGATCTTAGTATGTTGCTCGCGGCAAATCGTAGTCTATTGATTGATCATGGCGACCCCGACTTGCGCTCCATCGGCGAATCGGCCGGGTGGTGGATTCAATCGGCTGATTCAATAGATTCCTGGTTGAATGTTCAATGAAATTGACGTACTGTTTTTAAACGGGATGGGTGAAAGGATCCAATATGTCAGAATTTAAAGAAAAGCTGAAACGAATAAAGTTCGAATTTTATGATCACGTAGTTAGAGACATTTTAGTTTCTCTTGATAATTCTTTATTTATGCCTGCGATGATACTTTCGTTTCGTTCCATCGAATACCTTGGTTTTTCTCCGAATTGGAATCCAGAGGAGGATGAGGAAACTGATTCCTTCAAAAGGTTTCTATCGGAATATATGTCATACGTTAATAGCTCGTACAAAAAAACTAATATTCAAAGCTTTCTTAATTCAATAAAATGTTATCTTCTTAACCCGTACGGCAATGGAAAGAAAATTTCCGGGCCTTTAAGCGTACCTAGATACGAGACTTATCCGTTTGAATCTCATTTGACCGAGTCTGAAGAGTATGGGCAACCAAAGGAAATAACAATTTGGATATTCGAATTCATTGCAGACGTAATAACCGGCGTCGAAAAGTATTTTAGCGAAGTCAGCGATACGTTTCCGATATCCGATTGGTATGAAATGCTATTTGTTCGGACGGGAATTTCGGAAGGATTAAATGATTTTGGAAGCAGAAAATATAAGAAGGAATCATATTCGAAACTTCATCCTTCTTTGAAATGCCTTGATGATCGGGAATTAGATTTTCTGAGTATTAAAAATTCAATTCTGAATTCGCTTCTTAAGCGGCAAGGGTATGCCTAGCTTTGCTCGAGGTAAAAACCGGTCCGAAAATTCTGTCTAAGATTCTCTTTTATTAAAATGCCTGTACGCGCGTCTTATAAATGATCGAAAATTTGTTCGAATCCAAAGAGGACAGGTGTCTTGCAGATGGACTTTTCGATTCGGCATTTTCTCTTTTGGACTCTATGCTTCATTCGGTTTACGGCTTTAAGTTAAGAATTGAATTTCAAAACTTGGTTCATCTTATACAAGTAATTCTCGGAATTCGGGAAATTCTGCTTAAGATCAAAGGCAGAGAACTATACCGCCTTTACCGGATTTTCTTCCTAAAGATGCTCCACTGTTTGCTGACGATGGCTGTCCTTGGCTGGAACTCTTAAATAGAAATTTTAGATTTATCAATCATAATGCTCGGGCTAAGGATCATAAAAGGAATGTTTGGGCGAGGAATCGTCGGTCAAAGGTCGGAGTCTCGAATGCTGTAAGCGAGGGAATCCAAAGGAGTGTCAAATATTCTTTCTTAGCTAGTTACTCTTATATACGCCCAGAGAATTCTACACTCTACTTAAATGAATATTCGGCTCTAAAAGGTTTAAAGGCCTACGGTTTAGATCGCCTTACTGATAAAAGGACTTTAAAATTGTGGAATGTAGGGAGTAGATCCTAAATAATTTATTCAAGACTTTAAACATCAAGAAAAGAGCAAGAAATCGAATTATCGTTTTTGAAAACTCGAACGGATGTATTGCGCGGAGAGAAAGAAGAAGAGGTGAAGCTCTCCGAGTTAGACTCGCTCAATCCGAATCGGGTTGTACTTACGATATAGTTTCTAACTAGGTTTGATCGCTGGGGAATGAGGCTCGCAATCGTTTATCACGCATTATTAAATTACAAGGTGTTTTTACTGTAATCGGTTTTATGCGCCGCGGTTTTTATTTGTACGGTTTCAGCAACAGGCTCCTGATTGCGATATTTGTGTTCCGACTGAAGAAGGCCCGCAGTCGAATAGGCCGAAATGTTTAGACTTATCTCCTATAACCCGGAAGTATTCGCTATAACGGGTTTTGGACAGCATATCCGCGGTGTTTCCACAGACTAACATGGGTTTGTCGGTCTCGAATATATGGTGATCATCCAGTACGAATCTAAAGGGGAAATTCTCGATATTTCCGTTATAGAACGCAATCTGTCCGAAATCTTCGCAACGGTCTTCTAAAGGGATTTTGAATGCACGATAGGTGATGGAGAAAAAATTCACATTTCCGATTTTCGTTTCTATTTCATGATTTTGCAAATTTATCTTGGATTGGGAAACGATCCGAAAATCTTTGATGTCCAACTGGAAAAGAAGCCTACGGAAATCCTCCGTATACAAGGCTCCTCCCAAACATTCCCCCAATAAAATAGGATCCTCTTTGAGTTCTTCCGGAATTCTTCGATCGGCAAATACGTCGCTGAAATATAATTCTCCTCCCGGTCTTAGGACTCTAAAGATTTCGGAAAATACCGACGCTTTATTAGGCGAGAGATTGATTACGCAATTGGAAACTACCAGATCGACGGAATTATCTTCGATTCCTAAAGATTCTAAATCTTCGATATAGCCCCTTTTGAACGAGACATTAGAATTTTCGTAACCGAATTGATTTCTATGATAATCCTGATGGGAGCTGGCCACCCGTAGCTGTTCCTCGGTCATATCGACTCCGATAACAGATCCGTCTTCCCCCACAAGCTTTGATAAGAGATAAACATCTCGACCGGATCCGCATCCTAAATCCAAAACGGTCTTACCGAAAAGAGCGGGTGGGAGAGGCGATCCGCATCCGTAAAATTTATCCTTAACCTCGGGATGAATTTTATTTATAATCGGAAGATACGAGGAGGGGATTGATTCGATACTGCAACAGGCGGAGGTTTTCAAATCCTTACTTGATTGTAGCACTTTGCCGTAGTAATTTTGAACGGCCTCTAATGTTTCGAATTCGGGTTTCGTGATCATTTTTACTCGGATAAAGTAGATTCTTTTAATTCGATTATCAACTTCGAGATTTTAATTCCTTTGATTTTCCTATGTCAACATGGTTTTTACCTTAATTTTTTGAAGACATCTTCATCTGTCGGGCTAATGTCGCTAAAAAACAGATTTATGTTTTGAAAAATATCAGTTATAAAGATATTAATTAGAAATGCAATTGCATCCGATCCCGACTCTAAACGGGCCATTGATAACTTTCCTGTATCGGCCATCGGTCTGCACGCTGGGGAAGACCGGCGGCATGTGCCCTAAGGGCGAGCGATTACGCGAAAGATCGCTACAACTAACGCAATTCGTTCACTCTGTAGCCGAACAATCCTGAGACTAGGGCTGCGACAGCCCTGGCTTATGAATTCAGCTCGCCGGAAAACGCCGCGCAAATACCGATCGCTCAATGTCAACGGCTAACTCTAATGCACTTCGGGGAAAGCGGATGGGATTTGACATTTAGGGGAAAGACTCCGTCGGCTGCAGCAAAGTCTAGCGTATCTTTTCCGAGTCGGAATCAATCTTAAAAAAATCTTTGCACTAATCCGATCGGCTTTTAAGAACAGATTGGCGTTTTGCGGGCCCGAAATGATAGATCATTAGCATTCTGAGAAATCTCTCGAATAATAAATGGATGCGGTATTTTTTTAAGGTCATAATATTTATGAAATTTTTAAACAATATTATTTATCCTATCGATAAGATTATTCTGGGCATTACGCCGCCCCAAAAATCTTTTATTTTCACTGATCGTTTGATAGGTTATTTCTCTATTATCGTCTGTGATAAATTTCTGCTTTGATGATAGCACATAACAAAGCGCGCATCTCCGACAACCGTCATAATTACATCACTTCCATGCAGACGTGACTTTTAAACTCTCGATGCCTTCACGCATCTCATTTCGGCGCCGAGGAACAAAAAAAACTTGATAAACATTACACCTTATGGTGTAATGTTTATATGGACCAATTAACCGATGTCCTCGTAGCCATTTCGCATCCGTCCAGGCGAGCGATTATTGGAAAGCTGGCGGAATCCGGACCGACTCGTTTTACCGATATTGCAAAACAATTTGATGTGGCTTTGAACGCTGTCACTAAGCACCTCAAGTTGCTCGAGCGTGCAGGGCTGATTAATCGTGAAAAACAAGGTCGCGAAGTGCTCATCTCCTTTAAAGCTGAACCGCTTCGCGAGGTAGCGGGGTGGATGCATGAATACGAACGGTTCTGGAACGAACGCCTCGATCAGTTCGAGCGATATTTTAAGGAGAAAAAGAAATGAGTAAATCCGAGAAGACTCTTGAATTCAAGTTTGAGCGAACAATCCCGGCCCTGCCGAGCGACGTGTTCGATGGATGGCTAAATCCGAAAATTCCGGGCAACCCCTGGCATATGGCTGATAAGCTTCTCTTAGATCCGAAAGTAGATGGGATGTTTTACTGGACCACTAAGGACACCCCGCATTACGGGCTATTTACTGAAGTAGAACGACCAAGTCGTATTCGACATACTTGGATGTCACCGAACACGCTAGGACGGGAGTCGACGGTTACGGTAACCTTCAGGAAACAGGGAGACGAAACACTGATGACGCTAGTGCATTCCAACCTTCCTGAAGATGACAAGGCAAAATCTCATGAAAAAGGTTGGAACTACTTTTTAGATATGTTCCCGAAGCAATTTGGGAGTGTTTCAAGTGAGAAAAAATAATTCCAGCGTTCTTTCAAAGTATCGAGTTTATACTACTAGAGTGCAATTGAAGCGCGGATAGGGGAGTAATTATGGCAAGGGCAATTTTTGGAAATCATACAGCACATATAGTTCCTCGGGTAGAGAAGGAAAGAGTTCGAAGATTTTATCTTGAGATCCTTGGTTGCAATCTAATGAGAGTGAGAGAGGATGCGGACGACATTCGAATGGGAGATAATTTCCATATGGGAATTCTCTATGGGGATCACTCTGACGAGAGTGAGTTCCAGCGCACCGGAAAATCGGTATGGCTTGAGCTTAAATCCGACAACGTTGAAGAAATGAAACTGAGACTTCTCGATTTCGGCGTGAGAAAGATAGAGATTCCGGATCCCCATTTCTACTTCCAAGCTCCAGGAGGACAAGTGTTCCGGCTGGTCGGAATTGACGAGGACCTATCTAAGTACGAAGGAACCGGAGAAGGTCCGGACGTAGCAAAGGTAAAAGAGGCAATCAGAAAAGAGGAGAACAAGCGATGACTGAATCTTCGAAGATGATCGAGTTTCAACTTGAATTAAAGATATCCACTTTTCCGAGATCTCAATTGGATTACTATCGGCGAGAATCTCTATTTGAAGGAAAGTTCGACGGAAGTAAAATTTAAGTTAAGAATACGTAAAGTGTAGATTAGAAGGTAAACAAAATGGTTAAGAACGATTTTAACAGCAGTATCTCTGCAAAAATTAGCGCAAGCGAGGCGATCAAAAAGATCAGTAAAATACCTGAATGGTGGGGAATAACCTTTGCGGGAAACTCCGAAAAGCAAGATGATAAATTTACCGTAAATATGGGTGGCGATTCATTCTTTAATTTTACGGTCGAAGAATTGATCCCCGATAAAAGAGTCGTTTGGCTAGTTACTGATTGCAACATGCCCTGGTATTCCGATAAAAAAGAATGGGCAAAAACTAAATTAATTTTTGACCTCAATGAAAATAACGGCATGACGGAGCTGAACTTCACGCATGAAGGCCTTACGCCGAACGTCGAGTGCTACAATGATTGCGCACCAGGTTGGACCCATTGGATCAAAACAAGTTTATTTTCCTATTTTACTACGGGGAAAGGTATTTTTAGACCCCCCACTAAATAAAGAAACTAAATCCACTTTTCTTTTTTATCTTCGCAGGGTTTTCCGCGAAAGACCCTGCGCTTTAAAGTCCTCAAAAATAGAGGTCGACCGGATCTTCCTTTCTTCGGGTGAAATTTTTCACTTCGGATTTCTCCACATAGATGTCATCGAAGAGAACTAGTTCTTACGAATTTGGGGAATTGTCCGACTCGAAATCAAATCCATCAATTTGGAAGAAATGAAGCGCAAGATTCTTGATTAAAGTTCGCATGTAAGGAAGTTAGAGACTTCCGGAAGTTTCGTTTAAATTTGATCGAACTTCCGGTCTTTCTGCTAGATCGACGTAATGTCGAAGGACCGTATCTCTAATTGAAGATTTTTTCTTAACATACGCGAACGGAAGTTGTTCTTATTGATATCGATAAAATTCCGGATGATTCATGAAAGCCTCCTGCATAAAAGGAAGAAGCAATCGATTTGTCGTTATTTTCTAAACTCAAAGCTATTTCACTCGAAACTGTTTTCTAATATTTCGCTCAACTTCCTTTTCATTTCTGTTAATGCTATTGATAAATGCTTTAGGAGTTTCCGTTCGAGGGTCATGACGAGCGCTCCAACGAATGATGTCAAAAAATATCGGAATAAGATCTAGACATTTGGGTGTAGGAGAATATACGAATCTTTTCGAGTTCGCCGGATCTTGAATCTTATATAAAAGTCCTGTTTCCTCAAGATATTGTAGGCGGGACGCTAATATGTTCGTCGAAATAGATTCTTCCGAGTCCAGAAATTCGTTATAATATTTTTTATTCTTAAATAGAATGTCACGCAAAATAAGCGGCGACCATCGATCAAAGAAAATATCCGAAGCGAAAGCAATAGGACAATGGGACTCGTGTTTTCCGGTCATGCCTATGGATAAAATATTACTTGTAAAATACAAGTATAAATATAGCTTGCTTTTCACAAGTAATCCAAGGGAGATTCGGATGAAAAACTATACCATAGCCGTTTTTGGTTATCTCATCCCCACATTCATACTGGGTGTAGTCTGGCATTTCGTCATTTTTAGTAAATTGTATGAATCCTTTGGAATCTATAATAGGAAGGACCCTATAATCCCGTTAGGATTCGGGTCGATGCTAATTCAAGGGCTAATTCTCGCATATCTGTATCCTTTTTATCGTAAGGACGGAGAAAATCCGATTAAGCGCGGGATTCAATTCGGTTTGATAACGGGGATATTTTTATACTCGGTCTCGACCATCGCCAATGCTGCAAAAATCCAAGTTAATTTTATGACTGAGTGGTTTGTAGTTCAAGCTGCGTTTCATATTATTCAATTCGTAATCGCCGGCTCGCTTATCGGGTTAGCTTATCGAGAAAAGATTAGCAGTATCGGAAAACCGTGAATGGAATGGAACTTCGCGCAAGGCGCCAGTGCTTTAATGACATTCGAATTCTGACCGTAGCTTGCGAGAATCTTTTCTTATGAAGATACAGGTCGTAAATTGCTGCTTTAAATTTTAAGTGCTTTACCTTTCCCCGTTTATTTTGAGGAGAACCTAAGCCGAGGACGAATAAGTTTTGTCATAGATAATTCACCAATAAATGAATTAATTTTGATAGAAAGAATAATAGTATCATCGAAGTTATGAATCGACAGGATTGCGAGTCCTACGGTCGAATCTCACTTAGGCATGATCGAGATCTAAGTAAACTGATCGATACTTGCGGAAAAATTATTATAAACATTAAGCGAGCATCCAAACCGAATCTTCATTTTTTAAAAAAAAGTTGCAACGAAGTGTCCAAAACGGTACTCCACACGCGTCATTAGGCTATCGGTTTAGTCGACCGATACGACAAGGCAGGAGGTACCGTATGCCAAATCAGAAGTATCTATGTATCCAAAGAGGACAATCCGGAAAAATGGATAAGCCATCTCCGGCGCAAATGGAGGAGATGTATGCTCTATTCACCGCTTGGAAAGAGAAGTTCCGGGAAAATATCGTCGATATGGGAGGGAGGCTAAAGGGAGGAAAAACCGTAAGCTCGGACGGTGTAACGGACGGACCTTTTCCAGAGGCAAAGGAAGTGATCGGCGGGTATATGATTGTCTCTGCGGAAAGTTTGGAAGAGGCGATAGATATCGCTCGGCAATGTCCTGGAGTGGTAAGACCTGGCTCAAGTGTCGAGGTTAGAGAGATCAACGTTCCTTGACGCCTCCGAAACTGGTTGAGCACTTCTTCCGACACGAGTATGGCAGGCTTGTTGCCATGCTGTCGCGTCGCGTCGGAGTGCAACATATCGAAGACATTGAAGATGTAGTTCAGTCTTCGTTAATGACTGCGCTTGAAACATGGATAATAACAGGCTTGCCGGATAATCCCTCGGCATGGCTTTATCGAGTAACGTATAATAGGCTGATGGGAGAATTGCGACAGCAAACGACCCGTCGACGAATCTTGAAACAAAATGCGACGGAAGCAATCCTATACCTCAATTTCGATCAAGAGGCATTTTTAGAAAGGGAAGTGCAAGACGACTTATTGCTAATGCTATTTGCCTCTTGTAACGAAATGATCCCCATAGAATCGCAGCTTGTGTTGGCTCTAAAAACTCTTTGCGGTTTCAGCATCCAGGAGATTGCAGTTCGACTATTTACTACTGAAGCCAATATATATAAACGTCTCGGTCGAGCTCGAAGCAGCTTGCGAAAACTTCCGCCGTACTCTGGAGAACTTACCGCTACCCAATATTCCAAGCGACTTCCGAGCGTAAACAAAGTGTTGTATCTTTTATTCACGGAAGGTTACCTTTCTTCTCATACAGTTCAACCGATCCGAAAGGAACTTTGCAACGAAGCGATACGGCTTACGACTCTTTTGGCCGAACATTCGATAGGCCGGAATTCAGAAACATATGCTTTATTAGCATTAATGCATTTACATTCGGCGCGAATGACCGCCCGTCAGGATGGATCCGGTGGGTTGCTCTTGTTGGAGGAGCAGAACAGAAATCTTTGGGACCAACAAGGAATTTTGGTCGGGCTAGAATGGCTAGCCAAATCTGCAAACGGTGATAACTTTACAAAGTATCACGCGGAAGCGGGGATCGCGGCGGAACATTGTCTCGCTCCCTCATTTCGGGAAACTCGCTGGGAGAGAATTGTTGAATACTATTCGATGTTAGAAAAGATCGGACCCTCCGCGCTGCAAAAGTTGAATCTCGCAGTTGCCGTAGCAGAATTGCAAGGCCCAGCGAAGGGACTTGAAATTCTTGACGGTTTTGAACCGCATTCTCGATTATTGGGTTCTTATATTTGGTCTGCAGTCCAGGCTGATTTGCATCGGAGATGCGGAAATATCCAGATGGCGAATTTTTACAGAAATGCAGCGTTTGAGTCTGCCCCCTCTCCACCCGTGAAGGAACTTTTACAACGACGACTTGGGACCGACGATATCGGTTAATCGTTAAGTTTTAAAATGCGTCACTCAGTAGAGTATTAGTTTCGGGAAACATAGAATTATGCTGAACTTACTCTCTCCAGCTCAAACTATAGTGGCCCAAGGAAACTTTCCGCTAACGATAGTTCGAAAGCGGTCTTTCTACTACATCAATCAGTATGTGTCGTATCGATGCACTAGCGGAAGCGATAAGTAAATATCGTATCGGCGATTTATGCACGACCCGATTTCTAAGCTTGTTCTGCGTTTGAGTCGAAATAGGCGGGAAATAAAACTGGATTTGGAGGTATAGTTATAGCGAACCAGAAATCCCGATCACGACATTCGATCGAAATTACGGGAGAACTTTATAAATAGATTCATTAAGTTTGACATTAGACAGATTTTCCTCCTGCTAGTAATGCTAATTTTAATATAGAGATTGGTAGACTTATTCGGTTAGCAAATTTGATCCCCAATACAAGAGAATCACCAGCGTCATTTGAAATATATTCCTTGCGGGCTACGTCGCCGTTAAATTTAAGTTTATCCCAAGAATCCGGAAATTGAATTTGGCCGGAAACCGATGTTCCGACTGCAAAACTATTTCCGTTTTTGATCGTTCCGACAACCCCGATTCCGATTTCGGAAATATTCATTAGAAAACCATTGAATACTACTTCTTCGAATCGTAGCGTAACTTTAAATTTACATAGTTCTTCCGAATAAATTCTTTCGGACTGTCGACGTTCGCGCATTATTGCCCTTGTCCCGCTGAATGGATAAAATGTAATTTCTTGGCAGTATCTACATTGTGAACATTAGCTATGTTATATTAATTCCACATAAAGTAGACGTTTGGGATAGGGAATATACTTCGATCACTTGCGAATTCAATGGGTATTCGGCTCCTATTAAAGAAAAATATTTTGCCGTTAGGATTAGAGAATTTCTTCCAATAGAACCATTCTAATTTATTTTCAAATTACTATAAAAGTGATTTCTAAATAATCGGAATTGCTCAGTTCCAGATGCCAGGTCGCTTTCTTATTTTGGAATAGATTAAGTATGGAAATAGCCGGCTTCAAAATCGTAGTCGGAAAACCGATTTTTACATTTTCTTTTTAATTAACCGTCCCCGTTTATGCGATTAGAAAGGTATCTGACGGGGGAATAATTGACAAATATTAGGGTTTTTCCCGAAAAATTATGATAGACCAGTCGTTTTCCTCCACCCTTCTTTCCGGGAGGAGCGAGTTATTGGATTTGGAAGAAAGCGGTAACCGTGCCGCCGGAGTTATCATGAAAATACTGCGGGAGAGACGTAATCTTACGCATGAAGAATTTTCAAGCAAGCTTGAAGGCGTTTCAGTTGATCAAATTAGCGGCATAGAAAGTGGAATCCTGCCTATGACAAACGAAATTGCTAGAAAGGTTTCAAATATATTAGATGTGCCGATCTCTATGTTTCTTAAGTAATAAATACCTTCAAGAGTAACGCTTAAGGTAGCTATGTTTCAGCTATCCCTATCCGTGACCGGAGTCTCTTCCCGCTATGTAGCCGTCAGGCCCGGATAGATTCCGAATATAAAGGATAGCAATTAGCATATAAGGCATCTGTGCTTAAATCGGAATCCGGCGTAGAACTCAAACTAAAAAAAAGACATAATAATATAAAATTAAATTTAACTAATATACTGGAGAGATTAGGGTAGGTCGGACTTATTTCGGGAAATATTCCGATCTTGGACTCAAGAAATATATTTTATCATACTTCGGTCATTTGATCTCAAGCTTAACAGAGTAGCTCTATCCGGATAAGAAAATTCGGAAGTAAATTTAATTCCGATGATACACTTATCTGCATTGGAGTTTTCGGTAGCTTTGCTTCCTGCAAGAATTCCTTTAAAATCAAGATCACTAAATTTTTTTCCGGAAAATTTGCGGAAAGGGGAAACCGAGCAAAAGGCATTCTTGCGAACGATCCTTTCTTGGAATTCCTGCTGCAATTTCGGAGATACTTGCTAAAAACTCCAGTCGCTATCGATATTTCCGATATTCATTTCATAAGTTAGAATTGCTTCTGTTACGATTTCTAAATCATTTTGCACATTTTTTTAGGCATAGAAAAGATAATAAAAAGAATTTATCATAAAGGGAGAGGGGGCTATTTTTATGTAGGTAAATATTTCTACGCCACAATGTAGCAAAATAATGATATGTTAATGAACTTATTACATCATAATATTATTGAATTTGGTAAAATATTATTGCAGAATTATATTGACTGATTATATGCAGAAAATATAAACGCAGAGTCTTTGGACAGGAGGAATGCATGGAAATCGAATTAATGAACATGGTCAACGCTGGAATCGGGGTTGTGAATTTAGGAAAAGAAGAATTCGAAAGAACTAAGGAGATCATAATAAAAAAATACGAAGAATTCGTAGCAAAAGGGGCTGCCGACAAAAGTGAATCGTCGACCCGTATTCGTGATTTGTCGATAAAAGTGGCAGATAGTGTAAAGGAATCGAAAGCAACAATTGAGAAAAACGCAGTCGAGGTAAGAGATAAAGTTTTAGATGCGATCCAAAAATTCACTTCGAAAGAAGAGGTGGCGATTCCAGTCGGTAAGCCCGCTGCGAGCAAGTCTTAATATTTATTAAGAGACAGCTTTCAAGAGTTCCGTTCACTCCTGTTAGACTGTAAGGCTGGTTGAAGCTTAGAGACTCACTACCGCGGAGTCTTTACATTCAGAATTCTTACTAATCCCGCGATTGCTTAGTAAGAATTCATTTTTTAAATATTTCGGCATTGCTTACGATTAAGATTTCTTTACGCTAACGGATAAATATTGATTAC includes:
- a CDS encoding RNA polymerase sigma factor, with translation MTPPKLVEHFFRHEYGRLVAMLSRRVGVQHIEDIEDVVQSSLMTALETWIITGLPDNPSAWLYRVTYNRLMGELRQQTTRRRILKQNATEAILYLNFDQEAFLEREVQDDLLLMLFASCNEMIPIESQLVLALKTLCGFSIQEIAVRLFTTEANIYKRLGRARSSLRKLPPYSGELTATQYSKRLPSVNKVLYLLFTEGYLSSHTVQPIRKELCNEAIRLTTLLAEHSIGRNSETYALLALMHLHSARMTARQDGSGGLLLLEEQNRNLWDQQGILVGLEWLAKSANGDNFTKYHAEAGIAAEHCLAPSFRETRWERIVEYYSMLEKIGPSALQKLNLAVAVAELQGPAKGLEILDGFEPHSRLLGSYIWSAVQADLHRRCGNIQMANFYRNAAFESAPSPPVKELLQRRLGTDDIG
- a CDS encoding helix-turn-helix domain-containing protein encodes the protein MDLEESGNRAAGVIMKILRERRNLTHEEFSSKLEGVSVDQISGIESGILPMTNEIARKVSNILDVPISMFLK
- a CDS encoding PilZ domain-containing protein is translated as MRERRQSERIYSEELCKFKVTLRFEEVVFNGFLMNISEIGIGVVGTIKNGNSFAVGTSVSGQIQFPDSWDKLKFNGDVARKEYISNDAGDSLVLGIKFANRISLPISILKLALLAGGKSV
- a CDS encoding YciI family protein, which produces MPNQKYLCIQRGQSGKMDKPSPAQMEEMYALFTAWKEKFRENIVDMGGRLKGGKTVSSDGVTDGPFPEAKEVIGGYMIVSAESLEEAIDIARQCPGVVRPGSSVEVREINVP
- a CDS encoding phasin-related domain-containing protein, encoding MEIELMNMVNAGIGVVNLGKEEFERTKEIIIKKYEEFVAKGAADKSESSTRIRDLSIKVADSVKESKATIEKNAVEVRDKVLDAIQKFTSKEEVAIPVGKPAASKS
- a CDS encoding DUF1761 domain-containing protein, with amino-acid sequence MKNYTIAVFGYLIPTFILGVVWHFVIFSKLYESFGIYNRKDPIIPLGFGSMLIQGLILAYLYPFYRKDGENPIKRGIQFGLITGIFLYSVSTIANAAKIQVNFMTEWFVVQAAFHIIQFVIAGSLIGLAYREKISSIGKP